Proteins encoded in a region of the Mesoaciditoga lauensis cd-1655R = DSM 25116 genome:
- the glyS gene encoding glycine--tRNA ligase subunit beta yields the protein MSEYLVELLLEEMPPADIDMILNTLSEKMDLALNQANLKHGKIEAFATSRRFGFFIHELSPKQEDVVLKKRGPAEKIAYKDGQPSKALEGFLRSNNASPDEIELVDVKGTKYVFLNKHVEGKEASEVLREIVPGVLASLQFKRAMRWGNGEFKYVRPLHSVVSLLNEKIVEFDFLGKTASNQTESHRYLSKKVEISNPDEYKNLLEENAVIIDINKRKKMIEDALDQTNLNVIKDETLVHEISLITEFPQPVVGEFKEKYVGLPEPVLKTVLRHHQRTFVTKEDEKISTKFVAFQDGPAQRSANVRKGYERVINARLEDALFYYEEDTAVPLEKFVSKLEGITFQRGLGTLKDKTDRITTIATDIAKKLGFGERDLELVKRAAFLSKADIATSMIYEFPELQGIMGRIYASFNEDERVALALEEQYMPDGLEGNIQTDTIGAIIGLADKLDTVVANFAINEIPSGSKDPYGLRKNTFGVLRILNDFEWDIDIKEEGKITESSLKSEAPWEALGEFFQGRLEVLLKERYSISFDVAKAVLELWSTPLRARLSAQSIEKYKSSEDFEDFITAYTRIHNISSKHNSTEYHVELFEENEKPLFQAYLEVKQEVEEDLRHLSYDEAFEKLKSLKPLIDEYFNNVFVMATREDLRRNRLGFLKSLDELFLKFGNLSLLLKK from the coding sequence ATGAGTGAATACTTGGTTGAACTCCTCTTGGAGGAAATGCCCCCCGCCGATATTGACATGATTTTAAACACTCTAAGCGAAAAAATGGATCTTGCTTTAAACCAAGCTAATCTTAAACACGGAAAGATAGAAGCTTTTGCAACTTCAAGAAGGTTTGGATTCTTCATACATGAGCTTAGTCCAAAACAAGAGGACGTCGTCTTGAAAAAAAGAGGACCAGCTGAAAAGATCGCTTACAAAGATGGTCAACCTTCAAAAGCCCTGGAAGGATTTTTGAGGTCTAACAACGCTTCTCCAGATGAGATCGAGTTAGTTGACGTGAAGGGAACAAAATACGTCTTCTTGAACAAACACGTTGAAGGAAAAGAGGCTTCTGAGGTTTTAAGGGAGATCGTGCCTGGGGTTTTAGCGAGCTTACAATTCAAAAGGGCAATGAGATGGGGAAACGGAGAATTCAAGTACGTCCGCCCTTTACACTCAGTTGTTTCTCTGCTGAATGAAAAAATAGTCGAGTTTGATTTTTTAGGCAAAACAGCTTCCAATCAAACCGAATCGCACCGATACTTGTCAAAGAAAGTGGAAATAAGCAATCCAGATGAATACAAAAACCTTTTGGAAGAGAATGCGGTTATCATAGATATAAACAAGAGAAAAAAGATGATCGAAGATGCCTTAGATCAAACGAATTTAAATGTGATTAAAGATGAAACGTTGGTTCATGAAATTTCATTGATAACGGAATTCCCTCAACCTGTTGTGGGGGAATTCAAGGAAAAATACGTTGGACTTCCAGAGCCTGTTTTGAAAACCGTTCTTCGCCATCATCAAAGAACATTCGTGACTAAAGAAGATGAGAAAATATCGACGAAGTTCGTGGCTTTTCAAGATGGTCCCGCTCAAAGAAGCGCAAATGTTAGAAAGGGATATGAACGTGTTATAAACGCACGTTTGGAAGACGCCCTCTTTTACTACGAAGAAGACACCGCCGTTCCTTTGGAAAAGTTTGTTTCTAAACTTGAAGGTATAACTTTTCAAAGAGGGCTTGGCACGCTAAAAGACAAAACGGACAGAATAACAACCATCGCAACGGATATCGCAAAGAAGTTGGGCTTCGGTGAAAGAGATTTGGAGTTGGTGAAAAGAGCAGCGTTCCTTTCGAAAGCCGATATAGCTACCAGCATGATATATGAATTTCCTGAATTACAGGGCATAATGGGAAGAATATACGCTTCATTCAACGAAGACGAGCGTGTGGCACTTGCCCTGGAAGAACAATACATGCCGGATGGACTGGAGGGTAACATTCAAACGGATACAATAGGAGCCATAATAGGGCTTGCAGATAAGCTCGATACGGTTGTGGCAAATTTCGCCATAAACGAGATTCCGTCTGGTTCCAAAGATCCGTATGGCTTAAGAAAAAACACTTTCGGTGTTTTGAGAATATTGAACGATTTCGAATGGGATATAGATATTAAAGAAGAAGGAAAGATAACGGAATCCTCTTTAAAAAGCGAAGCGCCCTGGGAAGCGTTGGGAGAATTCTTCCAGGGAAGATTAGAAGTTCTGTTGAAAGAACGCTATTCTATATCTTTTGATGTGGCAAAAGCTGTTTTAGAACTTTGGAGTACACCTTTGAGAGCTCGCCTGTCGGCGCAAAGTATAGAAAAATACAAGTCAAGTGAAGATTTCGAAGATTTCATAACGGCTTACACGAGAATACACAACATTTCCAGCAAACATAATTCCACTGAATATCATGTTGAACTCTTTGAAGAAAATGAAAAACCCCTTTTCCAGGCTTATTTAGAAGTGAAACAAGAAGTCGAAGAAGATTTAAGACATTTAAGTTATGATGAAGCATTTGAAAAGTTAAAATCGCTTAAACCCCTCATCGACGAGTACTTCAACAACGTTTTCGTGATGGCAACAAGGGAAGATTTGAGAAGAAACAGATTGGGATTTTTGAAGAGTTTGGACGAATTATTCCTCAAGTTTGGGAATTTATCTTTGCTTTTAAAGAAGTAA
- the proC gene encoding pyrroline-5-carboxylate reductase has product MKVGIIGVGNIGSIIADLLIEKGHELHLVNRHIEKIRKYEGRANTYLDIEKLPEVDILFLCVKPQDALQALKKIPHSHNRILVSTVAGLTINEISSYVGEGVVRIMPNIPISIGKGVIGISYDEKALIEEKKVEELLLPFGKLVEVNEHLFPAVTALSGSGPAFVFVIIESLVDAGMKLGLSYEVAMNLVLETMKGSAELLQHEAKHPGELRHIVTSPAGTTIEGIYSLEQQGLRGILMKTIFDTYKRALELQED; this is encoded by the coding sequence GTGAAAGTTGGAATAATAGGAGTTGGAAATATCGGAAGTATAATTGCAGACTTGCTCATTGAAAAGGGTCATGAACTTCATCTTGTAAATCGTCATATCGAAAAGATAAGAAAGTATGAAGGGCGTGCTAATACTTATCTAGACATTGAAAAACTGCCTGAGGTGGACATCCTCTTTTTATGTGTCAAGCCACAGGATGCTTTGCAGGCTTTGAAAAAGATCCCACATTCTCACAACAGAATCCTGGTAAGCACCGTCGCTGGCCTTACGATAAACGAAATATCCTCTTATGTTGGAGAAGGCGTTGTAAGGATCATGCCAAACATTCCGATTTCGATAGGGAAAGGTGTCATCGGGATATCGTACGATGAAAAAGCCTTGATTGAAGAGAAAAAAGTAGAAGAATTGCTTCTGCCATTTGGAAAGCTTGTAGAAGTGAACGAACATCTCTTTCCAGCGGTAACAGCCTTAAGTGGAAGTGGCCCAGCTTTCGTGTTCGTGATAATAGAATCGTTGGTAGATGCCGGCATGAAACTCGGACTTTCATACGAAGTTGCGATGAACCTGGTTTTGGAAACCATGAAAGGTTCTGCCGAATTACTCCAGCACGAAGCAAAGCACCCCGGTGAGCTTAGGCACATCGTGACTTCTCCAGCAGGTACAACCATAGAAGGTATATATTCCCTCGAACAACAGGGGTTGCGTGGCATATTGATGAAAACCATTTTTGATACTTACAAGAGAGCTTTGGAATTGCAAGAAGATTGA
- the pepV gene encoding dipeptidase PepV, with protein MNTDLDKVVLSLKDDLFKTASEIIKFKSVENPKEGDAPFGKGVKEALNYALKVGEKYGLTTKNVDNYAGHVEYGKSGKLFGVLGHLDVVPEGDGWDVDPYGGVIKDGYLWGRGSIDDKGPTMAALFALIAVKKFGVDPNSRVRIIFGTNEETGWKGLEYYFKHEEMPEWGVTPDADFPIINCEKGIVNFEISAKRGKSSVVSIQGGEASNMVASHAKAVIKTEDKDLIKRMNDFTPKNGAKIEANYNSGKLTVETFGKSAHGSKPEEGVNAVAALLDFLVHADLADESIKLINEKIGYEPDGKALGIAGADEASGKLTLNLGTIQADEENLKIVINIRYPIFFNVEMIESQIKTALKGMNVKMQHNQKPLYVSPDSDLIKLLSEVYEDVTKEKAYLISIGGGTYARAIPNAVAFGPLFPGRESLEHQPNERIKLDDLLMVSRIYAQLLYRVLS; from the coding sequence ATGAACACAGATCTGGACAAAGTGGTTTTATCTTTAAAAGATGATCTTTTCAAAACGGCAAGCGAAATAATAAAGTTCAAGAGCGTTGAAAATCCAAAAGAGGGAGATGCTCCCTTTGGAAAAGGAGTAAAAGAAGCTTTAAACTACGCTCTTAAAGTAGGGGAAAAATACGGTCTGACGACCAAAAACGTTGATAATTACGCGGGTCATGTTGAATATGGGAAAAGTGGAAAACTATTTGGAGTGTTGGGACATCTTGACGTTGTTCCAGAAGGAGATGGATGGGACGTTGATCCCTATGGTGGAGTTATAAAAGACGGTTATCTTTGGGGAAGAGGATCAATAGATGATAAAGGGCCAACTATGGCAGCACTTTTTGCCCTTATCGCCGTGAAAAAGTTTGGAGTAGATCCAAACTCCCGCGTAAGAATCATATTTGGAACAAACGAAGAAACAGGTTGGAAAGGGCTCGAATACTATTTTAAACATGAAGAAATGCCAGAATGGGGTGTTACTCCAGATGCAGATTTTCCAATAATCAATTGCGAAAAAGGAATAGTGAACTTTGAAATATCTGCTAAACGAGGTAAAAGCAGCGTTGTATCCATTCAAGGCGGAGAGGCTTCAAACATGGTGGCATCACACGCGAAAGCCGTTATAAAAACGGAAGATAAGGATCTCATCAAACGAATGAACGATTTTACGCCTAAAAACGGTGCAAAGATTGAAGCCAACTACAACAGTGGAAAATTGACAGTGGAAACTTTTGGGAAATCCGCTCATGGTTCAAAGCCAGAAGAAGGCGTGAATGCCGTAGCTGCGTTGCTGGACTTTCTAGTTCATGCCGATCTTGCGGATGAGAGTATAAAGCTCATAAACGAAAAGATAGGCTACGAACCAGATGGGAAAGCTCTTGGTATCGCCGGGGCAGATGAAGCGTCTGGGAAATTAACGCTCAATTTAGGAACCATACAAGCAGATGAAGAGAACTTAAAAATAGTTATAAACATCCGTTACCCCATCTTCTTCAACGTTGAAATGATCGAATCGCAGATAAAAACGGCCTTAAAGGGCATGAACGTTAAAATGCAACACAATCAAAAACCTCTTTACGTCTCACCGGATAGCGATCTTATAAAGCTGCTTTCAGAAGTTTATGAGGATGTGACAAAAGAAAAGGCTTACCTGATTTCGATAGGAGGGGGAACGTATGCCCGGGCCATCCCTAATGCCGTCGCATTCGGCCCGCTTTTCCCAGGAAGAGAATCGCTCGAGCATCAGCCAAATGAGAGAATAAAATTGGATGATCTCTTGATGGTTTCAAGAATATACGCTCAACTTCTATACAGAGTGTTATCGTAA
- the ileS gene encoding isoleucine--tRNA ligase — MNYKDTLNLPQKIIPMKANLVSKEPELLKKWEEEDLYTKIREARNGAPRFILHDGPPYANGSIHVGTAMNKVLKDVVVKYKTMRGYDAPYVPGWDTHGLPIEHKVSVELGEKAKNMSRLDIRKTCANYAEKYVDIQRKQFKRLGVFGEWDHPYLTMNPEYEKGIYEVFADVVEKGMVYRENKPVMWCPHCHTALAEAEVEYQDDTSKAIYVKFAFKDLPNEYVIIWTTTPWTLPANRAVALNPEIEYSRVKVGDEIWVIASALVETVMKKAKIEEWTVVGTLKGSELELKTLLDPIYKEERPIVMADYVLTDTGTGAVHTAPGHGAEDYQTGKKYGLEIFSPVDDHGYYVKDLPKYGGMHVFKANDVVVEDLKKSGDLVAEELFTHSYPHCWRCHGPLIFRSTEQWFISIDKENLREKTLDAIEKVQWVPSWGKNRISSMVSDRPDWCISRQRDWGMPIPAFRCKDCGKVVMDAEIVRHVAKLVGEKGSNIWFSTKPEELLPEGYKCPECGGTNFEKMYDVMDVWIDSGSSFESVLKPKSWYPADLYLEGSDQHRGWFQSSLLLGMIRDGVPPYKTIVTHGFIRDEKDRKMSKSLGNVIDPNDVVSKMGADVFRLWVSSTEYKNDVKVSMGILEKQVDGYRKVRNVLRFIFGNIADFDPQSDVKELMEIDEYALNMFYKLVKDVTKYYDEYDFHKVYHAIFDFITVDMSAFYLDILKDRLYTSGKTSPQRRSAQKVLYEIGMGLLKLMAPILPFTTEEIYLSLPFKKMESIHLTLWPELKELDTSLMEKWEKIREVRDVVLKALESERQAGHIGHPLEAAVTLKVNEEMKELLSTLSEQELADIFIVSKATLSDETGDTGDIEVKVEHAPGLKCERCWKYSESVGKDPEFPTLCERCATVLRNEGMKP, encoded by the coding sequence TTGAATTACAAAGACACGTTGAATCTTCCTCAGAAGATCATACCGATGAAGGCAAATCTGGTTTCAAAAGAGCCAGAGCTTTTGAAAAAATGGGAAGAAGAAGATCTTTACACGAAGATAAGAGAAGCCCGAAACGGTGCTCCAAGGTTCATTCTCCACGATGGGCCACCTTACGCTAACGGCAGCATACATGTCGGAACAGCTATGAACAAGGTGTTGAAAGATGTGGTCGTCAAATACAAAACAATGAGAGGCTACGACGCGCCTTACGTCCCCGGATGGGATACGCATGGTTTGCCGATAGAACATAAGGTGTCTGTGGAATTAGGCGAAAAAGCGAAAAACATGTCTCGTCTGGATATTCGCAAAACCTGCGCCAATTACGCAGAAAAATATGTTGATATTCAGCGTAAACAGTTTAAGAGGTTGGGAGTTTTTGGAGAATGGGATCATCCTTACTTAACGATGAACCCAGAATACGAAAAGGGAATATACGAAGTGTTCGCGGATGTGGTTGAAAAGGGAATGGTTTATCGTGAAAATAAACCGGTCATGTGGTGCCCTCACTGTCATACGGCTTTAGCCGAAGCAGAAGTGGAATACCAGGATGACACTTCCAAAGCCATATACGTAAAATTCGCTTTCAAGGATCTTCCGAATGAATACGTTATCATATGGACGACCACCCCTTGGACTTTGCCTGCCAACAGGGCAGTTGCACTTAATCCTGAGATAGAGTACTCCAGGGTGAAAGTTGGAGATGAAATATGGGTGATAGCCTCTGCATTGGTTGAAACCGTCATGAAAAAGGCAAAGATCGAAGAGTGGACGGTAGTTGGCACGTTGAAAGGTTCGGAATTGGAACTGAAAACCCTATTGGACCCGATATACAAAGAGGAAAGGCCCATAGTCATGGCAGATTACGTTTTAACAGATACAGGTACAGGAGCCGTTCATACCGCACCAGGGCATGGTGCCGAAGACTATCAAACGGGGAAAAAATACGGTTTGGAGATTTTCTCGCCGGTTGACGATCATGGATATTACGTAAAAGACCTTCCAAAATACGGTGGTATGCACGTTTTCAAAGCAAATGATGTTGTAGTTGAAGACTTGAAAAAATCTGGGGATTTGGTCGCGGAAGAATTGTTTACGCACTCTTACCCCCATTGTTGGCGTTGCCATGGTCCACTGATATTCCGTTCAACAGAACAATGGTTCATATCCATTGATAAAGAAAATCTTAGAGAAAAAACGCTAGACGCTATAGAGAAAGTTCAATGGGTACCGAGTTGGGGTAAGAACAGGATTTCCTCAATGGTAAGCGATAGGCCTGATTGGTGCATTTCCAGGCAACGTGATTGGGGAATGCCCATACCGGCTTTTAGGTGTAAAGATTGCGGAAAAGTTGTCATGGACGCGGAAATAGTCAGGCATGTGGCAAAATTAGTCGGTGAAAAGGGGAGTAACATCTGGTTCTCCACTAAACCAGAGGAACTCTTGCCAGAAGGTTACAAGTGCCCGGAATGTGGTGGAACGAATTTTGAAAAGATGTACGACGTTATGGATGTTTGGATAGATTCTGGCTCATCTTTTGAATCTGTCCTGAAACCGAAGAGCTGGTATCCTGCTGATTTGTACCTTGAAGGCAGCGACCAACATCGCGGTTGGTTCCAATCCTCATTGTTGCTTGGCATGATAAGAGATGGTGTTCCTCCATACAAAACGATCGTTACTCACGGTTTCATAAGGGATGAAAAAGACAGAAAGATGTCAAAATCTCTTGGCAACGTGATAGATCCAAACGATGTTGTATCGAAAATGGGCGCAGATGTGTTCAGATTGTGGGTTTCTTCAACGGAGTACAAAAACGATGTGAAAGTCTCAATGGGTATCCTTGAAAAACAGGTAGATGGATATCGTAAGGTAAGAAACGTTTTGCGTTTCATTTTTGGGAACATCGCCGATTTCGATCCTCAAAGCGATGTGAAAGAACTTATGGAAATAGACGAATACGCTCTGAACATGTTCTACAAACTCGTAAAAGATGTCACTAAGTACTACGACGAGTACGACTTCCACAAGGTTTATCACGCCATATTCGATTTCATCACCGTTGATATGAGCGCTTTCTATCTTGACATATTGAAAGACAGGTTGTACACTTCTGGAAAAACGTCTCCACAAAGACGATCGGCACAGAAGGTGCTTTACGAAATAGGCATGGGGCTTTTGAAACTGATGGCTCCAATCCTTCCATTCACAACGGAAGAAATTTACCTTTCATTACCCTTTAAAAAAATGGAAAGCATCCATCTAACACTTTGGCCAGAATTGAAAGAACTGGATACGTCCCTTATGGAAAAGTGGGAAAAGATAAGGGAAGTCCGTGACGTGGTTTTGAAAGCCCTTGAATCGGAAAGGCAAGCAGGACATATTGGACACCCTCTCGAAGCGGCTGTAACGCTTAAAGTGAATGAGGAAATGAAAGAGCTACTATCCACTTTGTCAGAGCAGGAGCTTGCCGACATATTCATAGTTTCGAAGGCTACACTTTCAGACGAAACAGGGGATACAGGAGATATAGAAGTAAAAGTGGAACATGCGCCTGGCTTGAAGTGTGAAAGATGCTGGAAATATTCAGAAAGTGTTGGAAAAGATCCAGAATTCCCCACCTTATGTGAAAGATGTGCAACCGTTTTGAGAAACGAAGGGATGAAGCCGTGA
- a CDS encoding DUF5320 domain-containing protein, with product MPWGDRTGPLGYGPRTGRGLGYCSGNNVPGYMVGGRGLGLGRGFGRGWGRGYGFRGAGWGYGGAYAPYPPYTSSPEDEKRYLEDRKRWLEEELNYINKRMSETKENNEA from the coding sequence ATGCCTTGGGGTGACAGAACAGGTCCACTTGGATACGGGCCAAGGACAGGCAGAGGATTAGGATATTGCTCAGGAAACAACGTTCCTGGTTACATGGTAGGTGGAAGAGGATTAGGACTTGGAAGAGGTTTTGGAAGAGGCTGGGGACGTGGTTATGGATTTAGAGGAGCCGGATGGGGATACGGAGGAGCTTATGCTCCTTATCCCCCATACACATCTTCCCCAGAAGACGAAAAACGTTATTTAGAAGATCGTAAGCGTTGGCTGGAAGAAGAGTTGAATTACATTAATAAGCGAATGTCCGAAACTAAAGAAAACAACGAAGCATAA
- a CDS encoding glycine--tRNA ligase subunit alpha encodes MNIQELIFALDRFWADKGAVIDQPYDMEVGAGTFHPSTFFTVLKQEDAKVAFVQPCRRPTDGRYGENPNRMQRFLQYQVILLPSPEESQKLYIESLEKLGLGIKEHDVRFVEDNWESPTLGAWGIGWEVWIDGMEITQFTYFQQFGGVEMKRTPLEITYGLERIAMYLQDVENVYDTKWNDFTTYGDLYLENERQFSKYNFEVADVEMLFDLFEKHSHEFEKLIEMKLYRPAYDQVMKSSHIFNLLDARGAISVSHRQNYIGKIRNMAKKCATTFLEEVKIDE; translated from the coding sequence GTGAACATCCAAGAGTTGATATTCGCCCTTGACAGGTTTTGGGCAGATAAGGGAGCGGTAATAGATCAACCTTACGATATGGAAGTGGGCGCGGGGACATTTCACCCGTCCACTTTCTTCACCGTCCTTAAACAAGAAGACGCCAAAGTTGCTTTCGTTCAACCGTGCAGAAGGCCTACAGACGGTCGATATGGAGAGAATCCAAACCGAATGCAAAGATTTTTGCAATACCAGGTTATATTGCTTCCATCGCCAGAAGAATCCCAAAAACTCTACATTGAATCGTTGGAAAAATTGGGATTAGGCATAAAGGAGCACGATGTAAGATTTGTGGAGGATAACTGGGAATCGCCCACCCTCGGAGCGTGGGGAATAGGTTGGGAAGTCTGGATAGATGGAATGGAAATAACACAATTTACCTATTTTCAGCAATTCGGCGGGGTTGAAATGAAGCGCACGCCGTTGGAAATCACATATGGTCTTGAAAGAATTGCCATGTATCTTCAAGACGTTGAAAATGTTTACGATACCAAATGGAACGATTTCACCACCTACGGTGATCTTTATCTGGAAAACGAAAGACAATTTTCAAAATACAATTTTGAAGTGGCAGACGTTGAGATGCTGTTTGATTTATTCGAAAAACACTCTCATGAGTTTGAAAAACTCATAGAGATGAAATTGTACAGGCCTGCCTACGATCAGGTGATGAAGTCTTCTCACATTTTCAACCTTCTTGATGCGAGGGGAGCCATATCCGTCTCACATCGTCAAAATTACATTGGAAAGATAAGAAACATGGCAAAAAAATGTGCTACCACTTTCTTGGAGGAGGTAAAGATCGATGAGTGA
- a CDS encoding type IV pilus twitching motility protein PilT — MDLEKLLIEANSMRASDVHLSVGMPPIFRVYGKLVPQTFYDPYTAGELQMLLTDLLASLDMTFDKKEKDFSFGLGKVARVRGNIFLERGNIAAAFRLITYNIRDFNELGLPQILSEFSDHVSGIVLIAGPTGSGKSTTLAAMVDKINKERPVHIITIEDPIEYIFQSKKALVHQRQLGNDTKSFADGLKYALRQDPDVILVGEMRDLDTMRLALTAAETGHLVFSTIHTNSAGSAPERIIDVFPEHQQKQVAIQLANTLVGIAYQRLLPSVDGKSYVPIVEILNATIGVKNLIRENKVHQIDSLIETGSKFGMITFDDALRKAIAAGKIKREDALLYARMPSKL; from the coding sequence ATGGATTTAGAAAAACTCTTGATAGAAGCCAACAGCATGCGTGCATCCGACGTGCATCTTAGTGTTGGTATGCCGCCGATTTTTAGAGTTTATGGCAAATTAGTACCACAGACATTTTACGATCCATATACGGCTGGAGAATTACAAATGCTGCTTACCGATCTACTTGCTTCTTTGGATATGACCTTTGACAAGAAAGAAAAGGATTTCTCCTTTGGATTGGGTAAGGTGGCAAGGGTGAGAGGTAACATCTTTTTGGAACGCGGAAATATAGCAGCGGCTTTCAGGCTTATAACTTACAACATAAGAGATTTTAATGAGCTTGGATTGCCTCAGATTCTTTCCGAATTTTCAGATCACGTAAGTGGTATAGTCCTAATAGCCGGGCCAACTGGAAGTGGAAAATCTACAACTTTGGCCGCTATGGTGGATAAGATAAACAAAGAGCGTCCCGTTCACATAATTACGATCGAGGATCCTATAGAATACATATTCCAAAGCAAAAAAGCACTTGTTCACCAAAGACAACTTGGAAACGATACAAAATCGTTTGCAGATGGTTTAAAGTATGCCCTTCGACAGGATCCGGATGTCATATTGGTTGGTGAAATGAGAGACCTGGACACGATGCGATTGGCTTTAACGGCTGCAGAAACGGGACATTTGGTTTTTTCAACCATCCATACTAATTCTGCCGGATCGGCTCCAGAAAGGATCATAGACGTCTTTCCAGAACATCAGCAAAAACAGGTAGCCATCCAGCTGGCAAACACCTTGGTTGGGATAGCCTATCAGCGTCTTTTGCCATCGGTGGATGGCAAATCGTACGTTCCAATAGTTGAAATCCTTAACGCTACAATAGGTGTCAAAAACCTCATACGTGAAAACAAAGTTCACCAAATAGATTCGTTGATAGAAACAGGTTCTAAGTTTGGGATGATAACATTCGATGATGCTCTGAGAAAAGCCATTGCAGCGGGAAAGATAAAAAGAGAAGACGCACTCTTGTATGCACGAATGCCATCTAAACTTTGA
- a CDS encoding response regulator codes for MAKILVVEDEEAMRMLIKEELEDEGYEVKTVSNGKEALNFLSSNDVDLITLDIEMPDMNGLEVAGKIREMKKNVKIILLTAYSHYKSDLSSWAADDYVVKSSDLSQLKNAVKKLLEV; via the coding sequence ATGGCAAAGATACTTGTAGTAGAAGATGAAGAGGCTATGAGAATGTTGATAAAAGAAGAACTTGAGGATGAGGGATACGAAGTAAAAACCGTTTCAAACGGAAAAGAAGCGTTGAATTTTCTGAGTTCAAATGACGTGGATTTGATCACTTTGGATATAGAAATGCCAGATATGAACGGGCTAGAAGTTGCGGGAAAGATAAGGGAGATGAAGAAGAACGTCAAGATAATACTCTTAACCGCTTACAGCCATTACAAGAGTGATCTTTCCAGCTGGGCTGCAGATGATTACGTCGTTAAATCTTCCGACTTAAGCCAGCTTAAGAATGCAGTGAAAAAATTGTTGGAGGTGTAA
- a CDS encoding Rossmann-like and DUF2520 domain-containing protein encodes MRFDIVGAGRVGKNFAKFLANHGHEISHVVNSSLDSSKEAVKFIGEGVPASIEEVGKCDVILIGTPDDEIRSTFLKISKNLDNVKAVGHFSGAYSSYLLRECDSLGIGRFSVHPNASFADPNFWKKFMDVYFVVEGNEKGKNLITDLLSSLGLKYGEIENGKKLFYHSAAVFASNFVVALMAISRDLYAVSGLDPEMAAEISTYLAKQAVGNVEKLGVKKAITGPVARGDIRLVRAEEMVLQDTMPDIGALYHKFISVLRERVIEDEREKIDGNEE; translated from the coding sequence ATGCGCTTTGATATTGTAGGTGCGGGAAGAGTTGGAAAAAATTTTGCCAAATTCTTGGCGAATCACGGCCACGAAATTAGTCATGTGGTGAATTCTTCCCTGGATTCCTCAAAAGAAGCCGTTAAATTCATAGGAGAAGGAGTTCCAGCTTCCATAGAAGAAGTTGGAAAGTGCGATGTTATCTTAATCGGAACGCCAGATGATGAGATAAGAAGCACTTTTTTGAAGATCTCAAAAAACCTGGATAACGTGAAAGCGGTGGGTCATTTCAGTGGAGCGTATTCTTCTTATCTCCTGCGTGAGTGCGATTCTCTGGGAATTGGAAGATTTTCGGTGCATCCAAACGCTTCTTTTGCCGATCCGAACTTTTGGAAGAAATTCATGGATGTGTATTTTGTGGTTGAAGGAAATGAAAAAGGGAAGAATCTGATCACAGATCTTCTCTCATCACTTGGATTGAAATATGGAGAGATAGAAAACGGCAAGAAGTTATTTTATCATTCGGCAGCCGTTTTTGCTTCCAACTTTGTGGTTGCTCTCATGGCCATTTCGAGGGATCTCTATGCCGTTTCTGGCCTTGATCCAGAAATGGCAGCGGAAATCTCTACGTATTTGGCAAAGCAGGCCGTGGGAAATGTTGAAAAACTAGGTGTAAAAAAGGCAATAACCGGACCTGTCGCAAGGGGAGATATTCGCCTTGTCAGGGCCGAAGAGATGGTGTTGCAAGACACAATGCCAGATATAGGCGCGCTTTATCATAAATTTATCAGCGTACTTAGAGAAAGGGTGATCGAAGATGAACGTGAGAAAATTGATGGCAATGAAGAATAA